Proteins encoded in a region of the Thermomicrobiales bacterium genome:
- a CDS encoding response regulator transcription factor, with translation MFDRGTIATRQIRVAVISGFPAVHAGISVLLRSDPGIDVVPLDGDEPLGIIELDAIVVDHEGLETAVELARDLAIRPPFVVLGAEPETDWPDLGGGPVAFLAGDAGSSELVSAVQAVVSGLIVIDPQIAELAGLRWSGITPPLDPSEEILTPREMEVLRLVANGLPNKTIAHQLDISEHTVKFHVGSILTKLDAASRTEAVTIATRRGLLAV, from the coding sequence ATGTTCGATCGCGGAACCATCGCCACTCGCCAGATCCGGGTTGCCGTCATCAGCGGCTTCCCGGCCGTGCATGCCGGAATCTCGGTGCTCTTGCGTTCCGATCCTGGGATCGACGTGGTGCCGCTCGATGGCGACGAGCCGCTCGGCATCATCGAACTCGATGCCATTGTGGTCGATCACGAGGGGTTGGAGACTGCGGTCGAACTCGCGCGTGATTTGGCGATTCGCCCACCTTTTGTCGTTCTGGGGGCGGAACCGGAAACCGATTGGCCCGATCTTGGCGGTGGACCAGTTGCGTTCCTTGCCGGCGATGCCGGGTCGAGCGAACTGGTTTCAGCGGTACAGGCGGTAGTCAGTGGTTTGATCGTGATCGATCCGCAGATTGCCGAGCTGGCAGGGCTCCGTTGGAGTGGGATCACGCCACCGCTCGATCCTTCCGAGGAAATTCTCACTCCGCGCGAAATGGAAGTGCTGCGCCTGGTCGCGAACGGTCTTCCCAACAAGACGATCGCTCATCAACTCGACATCAGCGAGCATACCGTGAAGTTCCACGTCGGCTCCATCCTGACCAAGCTCGATGCCGCCAGCCGCACCGAAGCAGTCACGATCGCCACGCGCCGCGGTCTACTGGCGGTTTGA
- a CDS encoding TetR/AcrR family transcriptional regulator: MVTTDPQIPTKHGAEALLDAAEQLFLERGYANVSMQQIAEAAGFTKGATYYHFQSKEDLYLAVSKRLITNLRDQLLAPFDEPGTFEEQLRKSIRAVRGAFGGNMQRWWSDAAVVISDQAKATFIVDTLGVADPSQILTPVFRRAQEQGVIRNVSPEAAARIYTGLVTAGLDHEKRRWLPNDHAEQEDERAIDEIVTVFLHGVQGVPPDASNRQ, translated from the coding sequence TTGGTAACGACCGACCCTCAGATCCCAACCAAACATGGCGCCGAAGCACTGCTCGATGCCGCCGAGCAGCTCTTTCTCGAACGCGGCTACGCGAATGTCTCGATGCAGCAGATTGCGGAAGCAGCTGGCTTCACCAAGGGCGCGACCTACTACCACTTCCAGAGCAAGGAAGATCTCTATCTGGCCGTATCGAAGCGCTTGATCACCAATCTGCGCGACCAGTTGCTGGCGCCATTCGATGAGCCCGGGACGTTCGAGGAGCAACTCCGTAAGTCGATTCGCGCCGTTCGAGGCGCATTTGGAGGGAACATGCAACGCTGGTGGTCAGATGCCGCGGTGGTGATTTCCGATCAGGCCAAAGCCACATTCATCGTCGACACCCTAGGAGTTGCCGACCCGTCCCAGATTCTGACGCCTGTCTTCCGACGAGCGCAGGAGCAAGGGGTCATTCGCAATGTCAGCCCGGAAGCTGCCGCACGCATCTATACCGGACTTGTCACGGCCGGACTGGACCACGAGAAGCGACGTTGGTTGCCGAATGACCATGCGGAGCAAGAGGATGAGCGCGCGATCGACGAAATCGTGACCGTTTTCCTGCATGGGGTGCAGGGTGTGCCGCCGGATGCGTCAAACCGCCAGTAG
- a CDS encoding MMPL family transporter, with the protein MAESTSSSPGGLKRWARFTTRHPWQVIGGWIAIAMVLALLAGTVGGSFADRFAIPGSESQQALDTLRAEFPAYAGDSAQIVFHSDTDIRSDTAIQERITAFVEQAATLPEVTYVASPLDPSTPTISADGTIAYATVLYDKQSAEIDPASIDQLEALVHATAGPGLETIAGGSVIQELPETGTSELIGIVAAIIILLVAFGSIIAMGLPIVTAIAGVGISMLLTIVLANVIDFSSITTALVSMIGLGVGIDYALFIINRFREEQELGTPIEDAVVRATDTAGRAVLFAGSLVIVALLGLFVIGIPFIGLVGLGGAIAVFVSMLVAVGLMPPLLRLLGPSLERWTIHKSVHKPVDQTFGWKNTERIQKHPAVWLVGALLLAAVLAWPALSGAQLGTADSGTAPAGSDARVAYDLIAEGFGPGSNGPLLLVIDSDDDRQLSIDSLNALSSAIAETPNVAAVAPAALNPAGTTAVMTVIPLSAPQDTATEDLIDTLRNDVVPAALGDQALDASIGGATATFIDLATATSERMPYFIILVAGLSVLILMMVFRSVLVPIKAAAATLLSFAVGFGIMVAIFQEGAFGLNELIGADRTGPIESFLPIILFAILFGLSMDYEIFLVSRVHEAWLHRQDNGWALRHGLGASGRVVLAAGAIMASVFLSFALGDQRTIKELGIGLGAAILFDALVVRMFIVPAFMSLAGTWNWWLPAWLDRVLPKLNVDGEPNEHEFDEDDQMLEQLTAMPAD; encoded by the coding sequence ATGGCTGAATCGACGTCATCTTCACCGGGGGGACTGAAACGCTGGGCGCGCTTCACCACAAGGCACCCCTGGCAGGTTATCGGCGGGTGGATCGCCATTGCCATGGTGCTGGCCCTGCTCGCGGGGACGGTAGGTGGCTCGTTCGCCGACCGTTTCGCGATTCCGGGGTCGGAGTCACAACAGGCGCTCGATACCCTGCGCGCGGAGTTTCCCGCCTACGCCGGCGATTCGGCGCAGATCGTCTTTCACAGCGACACGGATATCCGATCAGACACTGCCATCCAGGAACGCATCACCGCGTTCGTCGAACAGGCAGCCACGCTGCCTGAGGTGACATATGTCGCTTCCCCACTCGACCCCTCGACCCCAACGATCTCGGCCGACGGCACAATTGCCTATGCCACCGTCCTGTACGACAAACAGAGCGCCGAGATCGACCCGGCCAGCATCGATCAACTGGAGGCTCTGGTGCACGCGACCGCCGGACCAGGCCTCGAAACGATCGCGGGTGGCTCGGTTATTCAGGAGTTGCCAGAAACGGGCACATCGGAACTGATCGGCATCGTCGCTGCCATCATCATTCTGCTCGTGGCGTTCGGATCGATCATCGCCATGGGCCTGCCGATCGTCACAGCGATCGCCGGGGTCGGCATCTCGATGCTGCTCACCATTGTGCTGGCCAATGTCATCGACTTCTCGTCGATCACCACAGCGCTCGTCTCGATGATTGGCCTCGGGGTCGGCATCGACTACGCCCTCTTTATCATCAACCGTTTCCGTGAAGAGCAGGAACTCGGCACCCCGATCGAGGACGCAGTTGTCCGCGCCACCGATACTGCCGGTCGCGCGGTCCTCTTTGCGGGTAGCCTGGTCATCGTCGCCCTGCTCGGGCTCTTCGTGATCGGCATACCGTTCATCGGCTTGGTCGGGCTCGGAGGCGCCATCGCAGTCTTCGTTTCGATGCTGGTTGCGGTTGGGCTCATGCCCCCGTTGCTGCGGCTGCTCGGTCCCTCGCTCGAGCGCTGGACGATTCACAAGAGCGTGCACAAACCCGTCGATCAGACCTTCGGCTGGAAGAACACCGAGCGCATCCAGAAACACCCGGCGGTTTGGCTCGTGGGCGCCCTTCTTCTCGCGGCAGTTCTGGCATGGCCCGCGCTCTCCGGCGCTCAACTGGGCACGGCAGACTCCGGCACCGCTCCTGCCGGGTCCGATGCGCGCGTGGCCTACGACCTGATTGCCGAAGGCTTTGGCCCCGGCTCGAACGGTCCGCTTCTTCTCGTCATCGACAGCGACGACGACCGCCAACTCTCCATCGATTCGCTGAATGCGCTGTCGTCAGCAATTGCGGAGACGCCGAATGTCGCGGCAGTTGCGCCGGCGGCCCTCAACCCGGCCGGCACTACCGCTGTCATGACCGTGATCCCGCTTTCGGCACCGCAAGACACCGCCACGGAAGACCTGATCGACACGTTGCGCAACGATGTCGTCCCGGCAGCACTCGGAGATCAGGCCCTGGACGCTTCGATCGGCGGCGCGACAGCCACCTTCATCGATCTTGCCACCGCCACGTCCGAGCGGATGCCGTACTTCATCATCCTCGTGGCCGGCCTGAGTGTTCTCATTCTCATGATGGTCTTCCGGTCGGTGCTGGTGCCGATCAAGGCGGCCGCCGCCACGTTGCTCTCCTTCGCGGTCGGCTTCGGCATCATGGTTGCAATCTTCCAGGAGGGCGCCTTCGGGCTGAACGAGCTCATAGGCGCGGACCGCACCGGGCCGATCGAATCGTTCCTGCCTATCATTCTCTTCGCCATCCTGTTCGGTCTCTCGATGGACTACGAAATCTTCCTCGTCAGCCGCGTGCACGAAGCCTGGTTGCACCGACAGGACAACGGGTGGGCGCTGCGGCACGGCTTGGGCGCATCCGGACGTGTCGTGCTGGCCGCGGGGGCCATCATGGCCTCGGTCTTTCTCTCTTTTGCCCTGGGCGATCAACGCACGATCAAGGAGCTTGGCATCGGCCTGGGAGCAGCGATTCTCTTCGACGCGCTGGTCGTGCGCATGTTCATCGTGCCGGCGTTCATGTCGCTCGCTGGGACCTGGAACTGGTGGCTTCCGGCGTGGCTCGACCGTGTTCTGCCGAAGCTCAACGTCGACGGTGAGCCAAATGAGCACGAGTTCGACGAAGACGACCAGATGCTGGAGCAGCTGACCGCGATGCCTGCCGATTGA
- a CDS encoding ABC transporter permease, with protein MSQAYDVTLTEEPIGGPLPSESPQAGLSLRDAQAAKQYRSLWGNAWRQFRLHRLAMIGLIFLTFLTLACYVGALIYPRGIEPNMMATFINPSAKYPFGTDPIGRDILACILWGGRISLAVGLLAALVAISLGTLIGATAGFLGGKTDGFLMRFTDLFICLPQLPLLLLISFLYRDEMFMWADKKFGNGNIGVFILIVFVIAILNWMSTARLVRAEFLRLKEKEFVEAAKSIGAKEITLMMRHILPNVVSQIIVAATLAVGAAIITESTLSFLGLGFPSDIPTWGRLLFEAKDYFQFYPYMALFPGMVIFVTVLSINYIGDGLRDALDPRKTR; from the coding sequence ATGTCTCAAGCCTACGACGTCACCCTTACCGAAGAGCCCATCGGCGGTCCGCTTCCCAGCGAATCGCCGCAAGCCGGGCTGTCACTTCGCGATGCGCAAGCGGCCAAGCAGTATCGGTCGCTCTGGGGAAATGCCTGGCGGCAATTCCGTTTGCACCGCCTGGCCATGATCGGCCTCATCTTTCTCACGTTCCTCACGCTCGCCTGCTATGTCGGCGCGTTGATCTATCCCCGGGGGATCGAGCCGAACATGATGGCGACATTCATCAATCCATCGGCCAAGTATCCCTTTGGCACTGATCCCATTGGGCGCGACATTCTCGCGTGCATTCTTTGGGGTGGACGCATCTCGCTGGCGGTCGGGTTGCTGGCCGCGTTGGTGGCGATCTCGCTCGGTACGTTGATCGGCGCGACCGCCGGATTCCTGGGTGGCAAGACCGACGGCTTCCTCATGCGGTTCACCGATCTCTTCATCTGCCTGCCCCAGTTGCCATTGTTGTTGCTGATCAGCTTTCTTTACCGCGACGAAATGTTCATGTGGGCGGACAAGAAGTTCGGCAATGGCAATATCGGAGTCTTCATCCTGATCGTGTTCGTGATTGCGATCCTGAACTGGATGTCGACCGCGCGGTTGGTGCGCGCCGAGTTCCTGCGGCTCAAGGAGAAAGAGTTCGTGGAGGCGGCCAAGTCGATCGGCGCCAAAGAGATCACGTTGATGATGCGGCATATCTTGCCGAACGTGGTCAGCCAGATCATTGTCGCGGCGACGCTCGCTGTCGGCGCTGCCATCATCACGGAGTCGACGCTCTCGTTCCTGGGCCTTGGTTTTCCGTCCGATATCCCCACGTGGGGTCGGCTCCTCTTCGAGGCCAAGGACTATTTCCAGTTCTACCCGTATATGGCGCTCTTCCCCGGCATGGTGATCTTCGTGACTGTGCTCTCGATCAACTACATCGGTGACGGCTTGCGCGACGCGCTCGATCCCCGGAAGACGCGGTAG
- a CDS encoding ABC transporter permease, whose amino-acid sequence MGRYLIRRVIVSIITLIAISVVIFGILALAPGDPLSGFAANPNVPAELRQRMREQMGIDDPVPVQYTRWATQYLQGNWGVSYTTRSSARDYVIGRLPVTLKIVGGAYIISLLIALPVGIISAIKQYSVFDQVATTFAFFGFSLPTFFTGILFILLFSVKLGWLPFIYDDTVTGFWPNLKQMIMPMMVLALAGAGSLTRFVRASMLEVIGQDYVRTARAKGLRENTVIIKHAARNALIPVVTIIAIEVPAVVGGAVVTEQIFRIPGIGSALVQGVNEKDVPVVMAISFGYAILVVIFNILADVLYATLDPRIKFT is encoded by the coding sequence ATGGGCCGCTATCTGATCCGACGAGTCATCGTCTCGATCATTACCCTTATCGCCATTAGCGTGGTGATCTTCGGCATCCTGGCGCTGGCGCCGGGCGACCCGCTCTCCGGTTTCGCGGCGAACCCGAACGTGCCAGCGGAATTGCGCCAGCGGATGCGCGAGCAGATGGGTATCGACGACCCGGTCCCCGTCCAGTACACCCGTTGGGCCACCCAATACTTGCAGGGCAATTGGGGAGTCTCGTACACCACACGCAGTTCCGCGCGCGACTATGTGATCGGTCGGCTGCCGGTGACACTGAAAATCGTCGGCGGCGCCTATATCATCAGTCTGTTGATTGCCTTACCGGTTGGGATCATATCGGCGATCAAGCAGTATTCGGTCTTCGACCAGGTGGCGACGACCTTCGCATTCTTCGGATTCAGCCTGCCAACGTTTTTCACGGGCATTCTCTTCATTCTGCTGTTCAGCGTGAAGCTCGGCTGGTTACCGTTCATCTATGACGACACGGTAACCGGATTCTGGCCAAATCTGAAACAGATGATCATGCCGATGATGGTGCTGGCGTTGGCCGGGGCCGGGTCGCTGACGCGATTTGTGCGCGCGTCGATGCTCGAAGTCATCGGCCAGGATTATGTGCGCACCGCGCGGGCCAAAGGGTTGCGCGAGAACACGGTCATCATCAAACACGCTGCGCGCAACGCACTCATCCCGGTCGTCACGATCATTGCCATCGAGGTGCCCGCAGTGGTCGGCGGCGCGGTGGTGACCGAGCAGATCTTCCGCATTCCGGGAATCGGCTCCGCGCTCGTTCAGGGTGTCAACGAAAAGGATGTGCCCGTGGTGATGGCAATCAGCTTCGGATACGCCATCCTGGTGGTCATCTTCAACATTCTGGCCGACGTGCTCTACGCCACCCTCGACCCGCGCATCAAGTTCACGTGA
- a CDS encoding 50S ribosomal protein L25, whose protein sequence is MSQPTLSAEARTVVGKKVKNLRKQGLVPAVIYGPGIKETIQITVEEKGFSKFYQVHGHSTLLKLSSDGKNYQVLIRDVQVDPVRKNPLHVDFFAPNLKKETTASVPLALIHTPDGPGIFTPVLSELHVSGLPKDIPTRIEVDCSVLQNEGDSIRVGDLQLPEGIHLQTSADEVVATLTPKISQEAFEAAEAGVEVEAVAEAPAEEASDAAEAAVAEEAGE, encoded by the coding sequence ATGAGCCAGCCGACTTTGAGTGCCGAAGCGCGAACAGTCGTCGGCAAGAAAGTCAAGAACCTGCGCAAGCAGGGTCTCGTTCCGGCCGTGATCTACGGTCCCGGAATCAAAGAGACCATTCAAATCACCGTCGAGGAGAAAGGGTTCTCCAAGTTCTATCAGGTGCACGGTCATTCCACGCTCCTGAAGCTCTCCTCGGACGGCAAGAACTACCAGGTGCTGATTCGCGACGTGCAGGTCGATCCCGTTCGCAAGAACCCGCTGCATGTCGACTTCTTTGCTCCGAACCTCAAGAAGGAAACCACCGCATCGGTTCCGCTGGCGCTGATCCACACGCCGGATGGGCCCGGCATCTTCACCCCGGTGCTTTCTGAGCTTCACGTCTCTGGTTTGCCGAAGGATATTCCAACGCGAATCGAGGTCGACTGCTCCGTTCTCCAGAACGAAGGCGATTCGATCCGCGTCGGGGATCTGCAGCTCCCCGAGGGAATCCACCTTCAGACCAGTGCTGACGAAGTCGTCGCAACGCTGACTCCGAAGATCTCGCAAGAAGCCTTCGAGGCCGCTGAAGCTGGCGTCGAAGTCGAGGCAGTCGCCGAGGCACCAGCTGAGGAAGCCTCCGACGCCGCTGAGGCTGCCGTTGCCGAGGAAGCCGGCGAGTAG
- a CDS encoding LLM class flavin-dependent oxidoreductase, with protein sequence MTIELGLFDIHQVDPTDSDSTAEVYERRLKLLSTADRAGLRYAFTAERHFLQTYRASSATAWIAAASQRTSQIRLGVLAYTLPMHLPAQLAEEVAVLDQLSNGRLEVGFGLGHRVEELAAIGIDPAEREQLFQERYAVMTALWEGGAVTLDRPGTVVREVAIHPLPLQKPYPPLWFAGRDPQAAMWAGMRGMSLAIGFKRGIELAQTVAAFRAGCAKRQLDLPGAGRIALMRQLSIAPTDLEALDGMTEDLDRLHRLGSGGPGDLDKARAAAEQMIQDESFVAGSPETVARELLTLRERLDIDVFLANIHAAGVNDERLAHMIGLLANEVTPLIADAPRVQHPREARPAG encoded by the coding sequence ATGACCATCGAGCTTGGGCTCTTCGACATTCATCAGGTCGATCCGACCGATTCCGACTCCACCGCCGAGGTCTACGAGCGGCGGCTGAAGCTCCTTTCGACTGCCGATCGAGCAGGTCTGCGCTATGCGTTCACGGCCGAGCGGCATTTCCTGCAGACATACCGGGCGTCCTCAGCCACCGCCTGGATCGCTGCGGCCAGCCAGCGAACGAGTCAGATTCGTCTCGGTGTGCTGGCGTACACACTGCCCATGCACCTCCCGGCGCAACTCGCGGAGGAGGTGGCCGTACTCGACCAACTGAGCAACGGACGGTTGGAGGTCGGGTTCGGTCTCGGGCATCGGGTCGAAGAGTTGGCAGCCATCGGGATCGACCCGGCCGAGCGGGAGCAGCTCTTTCAGGAGCGATATGCGGTCATGACCGCGCTCTGGGAAGGGGGCGCGGTGACGCTCGACCGTCCCGGCACTGTTGTGCGGGAGGTTGCGATTCATCCACTGCCGTTGCAGAAGCCGTATCCGCCGCTTTGGTTTGCCGGTCGCGATCCGCAAGCGGCCATGTGGGCAGGGATGCGAGGCATGAGCCTGGCAATCGGGTTCAAGCGCGGAATCGAGTTGGCGCAGACGGTGGCCGCCTTTCGCGCAGGCTGCGCCAAGCGCCAGCTAGATCTGCCCGGAGCTGGCCGGATTGCCCTCATGCGGCAACTCTCGATCGCTCCGACCGATCTGGAAGCGCTCGATGGGATGACAGAAGACCTGGATCGGTTGCATCGGCTCGGCAGCGGCGGGCCAGGCGATCTGGACAAGGCACGCGCCGCGGCTGAGCAGATGATCCAGGACGAGTCATTCGTCGCTGGATCACCGGAAACCGTGGCCCGCGAGTTGCTCACATTGCGGGAACGGCTCGATATCGATGTGTTCCTGGCCAATATTCACGCCGCCGGTGTGAACGATGAGCGGCTGGCGCACATGATCGGGTTGCTGGCAAACGAAGTTACCCCGCTGATTGCGGATGCCCCGCGTGTGCAACACCCGAGAGAAGCGCGGCCCGCAGGATGA
- the purN gene encoding phosphoribosylglycinamide formyltransferase: MDDPVDQPKPVLAVLISGGGRTLANLIERTENGSLAARIGVVVSSKRDAGGLEIAQTAGIPAATIVRREFESDAAYSDAVFETVEPYAPTLLILAGFLRKLVVPAKWEGRILNIHPALLPECSFAAGRGFYGDRVHQAVLDHGERQSGATVHLVDNGYDTGPVLMRQAVPVLPGDDAHALAARVFQAEKELYPRAIEAYLEKLGAREQTPES; the protein is encoded by the coding sequence ATGGACGATCCAGTGGACCAGCCCAAGCCGGTGTTGGCCGTGCTCATCTCCGGTGGGGGGCGAACATTGGCGAATCTGATCGAGCGTACGGAAAACGGATCGCTGGCAGCGCGAATCGGTGTGGTCGTCAGCTCGAAACGGGACGCCGGGGGACTCGAGATCGCGCAAACAGCGGGGATTCCGGCAGCCACCATCGTGCGTCGGGAGTTCGAGTCCGATGCTGCGTACAGTGACGCGGTTTTTGAGACGGTCGAACCGTATGCCCCCACCCTGCTGATCCTGGCGGGGTTTCTGCGAAAGCTGGTCGTGCCTGCCAAGTGGGAGGGCCGCATTCTCAACATTCACCCGGCTTTGTTGCCGGAATGCAGCTTTGCGGCTGGCCGGGGATTCTATGGCGATCGCGTGCACCAGGCTGTGCTCGATCATGGAGAGCGGCAATCCGGCGCCACCGTTCATCTCGTCGACAATGGCTATGACACCGGGCCTGTCCTCATGCGCCAGGCGGTGCCCGTTCTCCCAGGCGACGATGCGCACGCACTCGCGGCCCGCGTCTTTCAGGCGGAGAAAGAACTCTATCCACGGGCTATCGAAGCCTACCTGGAGAAGCTGGGAGCCAGGGAACAGACGCCAGAAAGCTGA
- a CDS encoding ferredoxin family protein has protein sequence MAYVITQPCIGTKDASCVEVCPVDCIHSTDDAEQYFINPDECIDCGVCAEVCPVEAIFFEDDVPEQWQAFILKNKAFFAK, from the coding sequence ATGGCGTACGTCATCACGCAGCCGTGCATTGGCACCAAGGACGCGTCGTGCGTCGAGGTTTGCCCAGTCGACTGCATTCACTCAACGGACGATGCCGAGCAGTACTTCATCAATCCTGATGAATGCATCGATTGCGGCGTTTGCGCTGAGGTTTGCCCGGTAGAGGCGATCTTTTTCGAAGATGATGTACCCGAGCAATGGCAAGCGTTCATTCTGAAGAACAAGGCGTTCTTCGCGAAGTAG
- a CDS encoding tetratricopeptide repeat protein — protein MTRIGKLIGGRSRSEGNCEAIFQIAREVVERSRSMQGALNEVRHPAILDNLSDEDFRLLDEAIVESAQDYPEYALVLARLTHAAARAKGFDRQIVDSALRLDSFLPADDPSREREQLLRDAYTIAQRAGYARGGRATLSRLGVRALDADEFDRARAIFQQQMDIGDESTDTIAEVDSALMLGDILRREGDAAGAQTYYRRASRSATRLDYHRGVAEALDRQIELIDDRTDVETSIQLQKEALDAAMLTPDLGLQSRLTLSLAETLAKAGRVDEVITQLEHGVDIAREIGDLSVEAECLQALVEAYRQQGNLVGVAKRQTDLLLLEERMGNRPVAARWGVRLGATLMELNKPQRAAEAYGRAQQLARSLDDPMLDQRILGGLGVAYTQLDRPADALENLMEANEIAKEVGDLPKQAEWLASIGQALFKFDQPKDAIAALGESLTIARRIDDVPLQIDLLTLMGEIFDDSAQLPRSRECYHRALDLARRLNDRERQIRLNSALGGVALRAQQYAQANALYSQALQLATESGDRVEGAKLQGRLGKVAQQQRDWPKALEHYYSAVDLADSINKPRLTNQLLLHLAAAQHAVGDPAAATTYRRALTLSQQQGDVYREAVVRLNLGILLSADGHRNEGLDHLYRAADLVADMGPTGNDLADSIEEAIIRAGGSVVATPAEHDVWDDRQSGVSRGFPRGYEYQPYRDEQYYGDASLPPR, from the coding sequence GTGACACGAATCGGAAAGCTGATCGGAGGCCGGTCGAGGAGCGAAGGCAACTGCGAGGCAATCTTTCAGATTGCACGCGAGGTTGTCGAGCGCAGCCGGTCGATGCAAGGCGCTCTCAACGAAGTGCGCCACCCCGCCATCCTCGATAACCTTTCTGACGAGGATTTTCGCTTGCTCGACGAAGCAATCGTCGAAAGCGCGCAGGACTATCCGGAATACGCGCTGGTGCTCGCCCGGTTGACGCATGCTGCCGCGCGCGCCAAGGGTTTCGACCGGCAGATCGTCGATTCGGCGCTGCGGCTCGATTCGTTTCTGCCAGCAGACGATCCCAGCCGTGAACGCGAGCAACTGCTGCGCGATGCCTACACGATCGCGCAACGGGCCGGGTACGCCCGGGGAGGCCGGGCCACACTTTCGCGGCTGGGCGTGCGTGCTCTCGATGCCGATGAGTTCGACCGTGCCCGCGCCATCTTCCAGCAGCAGATGGACATCGGAGACGAATCGACCGACACCATCGCGGAAGTGGATTCGGCGCTCATGCTTGGCGATATTCTGCGCCGGGAAGGTGACGCCGCTGGAGCGCAGACCTATTACCGGCGCGCTTCTCGTTCCGCCACCCGACTCGATTACCACCGTGGTGTGGCTGAGGCGCTCGACCGGCAGATCGAGTTGATCGACGATCGCACCGATGTCGAGACATCGATTCAGCTTCAGAAGGAAGCGCTCGATGCCGCCATGCTCACGCCCGACCTGGGCCTGCAGTCACGCTTGACCCTCTCGTTGGCGGAAACACTGGCGAAAGCCGGCCGCGTCGATGAAGTCATCACGCAACTGGAGCATGGGGTCGACATTGCTCGTGAAATCGGCGACCTCTCGGTGGAAGCCGAGTGCCTGCAGGCGTTGGTCGAAGCCTATCGCCAGCAAGGGAACCTGGTTGGTGTCGCAAAGCGGCAAACCGACCTCCTGCTCCTGGAGGAGCGGATGGGCAATCGCCCGGTGGCAGCTCGCTGGGGCGTGCGGCTCGGCGCGACCCTGATGGAGCTGAACAAACCGCAACGCGCCGCCGAAGCCTATGGCCGCGCGCAGCAGCTTGCCCGATCGCTCGACGATCCGATGCTGGACCAGCGCATTCTGGGTGGACTGGGCGTCGCTTACACCCAGCTCGACCGGCCAGCAGACGCGTTGGAAAACCTGATGGAAGCCAACGAGATCGCCAAAGAGGTTGGCGACCTGCCGAAGCAGGCCGAATGGCTCGCAAGCATTGGGCAGGCGCTCTTCAAGTTCGATCAGCCGAAGGATGCGATTGCCGCGCTCGGGGAGAGCCTCACGATTGCCCGGCGGATCGACGATGTGCCCCTTCAGATCGACCTGCTCACCCTGATGGGCGAGATCTTCGACGACTCCGCCCAGCTTCCGCGTTCGCGTGAGTGCTATCACCGCGCGCTCGATTTGGCGCGCCGGCTCAACGACCGCGAACGCCAGATTCGGCTGAACAGCGCATTGGGCGGGGTTGCCTTGCGGGCCCAACAGTACGCGCAAGCCAACGCTCTTTACAGCCAGGCGTTGCAACTCGCGACCGAGTCGGGAGACCGGGTAGAGGGCGCCAAGCTGCAAGGCCGGCTTGGCAAGGTGGCGCAGCAGCAGCGCGATTGGCCGAAAGCCCTCGAGCATTACTACTCCGCTGTCGATTTGGCCGACTCGATCAACAAGCCCCGGCTGACCAATCAGCTCCTGCTTCATCTCGCCGCCGCGCAGCATGCGGTTGGCGATCCTGCCGCTGCGACGACGTACCGGCGCGCGTTGACGCTCTCTCAGCAGCAAGGCGATGTCTATCGCGAAGCCGTTGTGCGGCTGAACCTCGGCATCCTTCTGAGTGCCGACGGGCATCGCAACGAGGGGCTCGATCATCTCTACCGGGCCGCCGATCTCGTGGCCGACATGGGCCCGACCGGCAACGACCTGGCCGACAGCATCGAGGAAGCAATCATCCGCGCCGGTGGCAGCGTTGTGGCGACACCGGCAGAGCATGATGTCTGGGACGATCGCCAATCGGGCGTCAGCCGGGGGTTTCCCAGAGGCTATGAGTACCAGCCGTATCGAGACGAGCAGTACTACGGGGATGCCTCGCTTCCGCCGCGCTAG